The sequence CATGCGGTTGTGGCGCCCGGACATTGCACAGTACAGCCATGATCAACTTCTGCTCGATGGTGTGGTTGAAGATGCCGAAGGTATCTACAGGGTGGATGGCCATACGTATGTCAAAGTCGATGGTTTCGTCCATCGGGTTTCGTTCGACTCAAGGCAGGGCCGATGGCGGGCTCACCACCCCGTGCGGCAGACGGCCTATCGCCCGGGATTGCTGCATAACGGCGAAGGGGTCTGGCGCTTTTCCTTTGAAAAACCGCAAGAGTGGGAAGACCAACACTATCTCTTTTCACGCCTCGACCCGACGAGTCGACACCCCAGGCTGGACTCCAGAAAGTTGCGACTGATTACGGAGATCATGGATAAACCCCACCGCTGGGGTTACCACCTGGCCGAGGAGTGCCTGCCTTTTCCCGCGCGCTTTCGTGATTTATACGAGCGCTTCAGGCTGGAGCAGTCTATTCGTGATCTGATCTGGCTCCTGGAACGCGGTGTTTATCTCAATGCTGAAAGTGCGGCCTTGCAGATGCATGCCTTGCCGCTGCTGCCCGGATGGCCCAAGGGTCGCTATTTCGAGGTGCAGGACGCCCAGGGCGGCGTCAAGGCGCGCTATCCCGCCAACGGGCTGGCTGACGATGTCAGTCAGCGCTTGACCATCACCGAGCAGGCACTGAGTGAGGGGCAAGTATTTGATGTGTTGTTGTCGCGGTTGGATGACGAACAAAAGATCGGCCTGCTGGGAGACGGTGTTGCCGCGAATGAGGAACACACCGTATTGGCGCGTCGATTACTCGCCCACCTCAAGGCTGATCGCAAGCCACTGTTTGAGCAGTTGTATCAGTCTTATGACGGGCCGGCGGCGCAAGAGTGGGAGCCGCTCAGGAAGGCATACCCGCAATTGCCGTGCACGGCGATCCGCGAGTTGATGGCTGAGGCGCAGACGGTGGAGCGTGAGTCGCTGCGCGATAATCAGCGTGTCCCCATGGCGCTGGCAGAGTCGGTGGGGCGCGTACTGGACGAGCAGCGCCTGGACCGCGCCCTTGCCGGTTTCGAACTGCCGGAGTTGGCCGACTTCGACACACAGTGTGTCGGGGTTCGAATGCTGCCGCGCATTGAGGGGTGGGATGAGAAGCTGTGGATGGAACTGCGCCAGGATTCGCCCCGAGGTGATCTATTGGCCCTTGGCGCGGTGGAAGGCGCCGACGTGCGCCGCCGGGTGGTGGTCAGGTCTTCGGCAGGTTTTCAGCCGTTCGATGACAACGGCGAGAGCCTCGATAACGTCCAGTCTGGCCCGGACGCAATGTTCGAGGCGATTGCGCGCACGCTCGAGGATAAGCAACGAACAGCCCTGGGACTGTCGCTGACGGAGAGCGAAAATGGTTGGAGACTGCGCCGTATGGTTGCCGCCAGGGCTCAGAGTGAGCGTGATATGGCGGCCGAGGCCTTTTCAGATAGAAGCCGCGAACCGCTGACGGTAGAAAAGCCCTGCAGGGTCTCGGATTCCCCGGTGAGGCCAGTGGTGCGTCCCACCGCATTGGTGCGCAAACTGAAGAAGCTTTATCCCCTGATCAGTGACCTACAGGCATCTGATCTGCTGATGGATCTGGGGGTCGATGATCTCGCCCGGGCCAAGGCAGTAGAACGTCTGCGGGCAGACCTGCGCCGTCTGCGCGCCATCCTCAAACACTGGAAGACCAACATCAGCGGCCTGGATAAACAACCTGGCCTCAGAGATATTCGCCAGAGTCGCCAGCAAGTGGCCGAACGCATTGAAGCCTGTTGGCGGCGGCAAAGCTTCCTCCTGAATGAACAGCAAGAGTCGGTTGCCGGCCTGACTCTGGATGGGATGCGTGTTGGCACCTTGCCGGTGCTGCCTCCCGAGATTCGTTTCGACCATGTCCAGCAGTTGTCGCTAAAAAACATGCGCCTGAAGGATGACGTCGCCTACTTCCTGAAGTGTTTCAAGGGGCTGCGACGCCTGGACATGGACCGTAACCAGTTGACCCGGTTGCCGGAATACCTTTCTCGGATGCCCGAGCTCGACAGTTTGTCAGTGGCCAGCAACCAGCTTGCGCTGACTGAGTACACCCGGCGCAAGCTGGCCGACCTGAGCACGTTGCGCCTGCTGAACCTGAGCCACAACCCGGTTGAGGGCAGCCTGGATGTGGGCAAGATGCGCGATTTGCACACCCTGTTGTTACAGGACACAAAAATCACTGACGTGCCCACAGGCCTTGAGCGGCTGGGCTACCTGGATCAAGTGGACCTGCGTGACAACTGGATAACCCTTCTGCCCGACTGGTTGTTCACGTCGACACGTAGTTTCAGTCAGGCGATCAACCTGGGAGGCAACCCATTATCCCGCTCGACAGTTACGGCGCTCAACCGCTACCGCGAGGAAGTCGGGATTGGCATGGGCTATGTGGATGACGACCCGCCACGTTTCACCGAGTTAAAAGCCCGGGCGTTGTGGTTACCGGATGAGGTGGCAGCCAGAAACGCCACTAAGCGCAGTACGTGGGCCAACCTGCGCGATGACCCGGAGTCGACACCTTTGTTCGAGGTACTGGCCCAGTTGGCCGGCACCGCTGACAGCCGTTACGTGCGTGAAGACTTGAGCCGGCGGGTTTGGGAAGTACTGCAGTCAACTCATGACAGCGTCGATCTGCGTGAACGGGTCTTTGAACTGGCGGCACACCCGATGAACTGCGCGGATGGGGCCGCCGATATTTTCAGTCAGATGGAAGTCCTGATGGAGGTCGAGAAGGCGACTCGACTGTCCGCACGTGTTCAGGGGCATCCTGCAGTGCTGCTGAAGTTGGGGCGTGGTTTGTTTCGTCTCAGCCAAGTGGAACAAATTGCCGCGGGTCATGCGGTTGATAACCCGACCCTGGAACCGTTGGAAATCAGCCTGGCGTACCGCACTGGGTTGGCCAAGATCCTCGACCTGCCGGGGCAGCCCAGGCATGTACGGTTCACATCGTCGGCCAATGTAACCAGCGATGGCCTGGAAGAGGCGCACCAACGGGTACGTGCCGCGGAGTTGTCGCCTGCACTTTTGCGCTTCATCACGCAACTGTCCTTCTGGAAGTCCTACCTCAAACAGCAATTTCCTCAGTCATTCGCTACGGCAACCGAGCCGTTTGACACCCAGCAGCAAGCCCTCTTTGAGAACAGCCAGGCCCTCACGGACGGCGAGTACCTGCGTCAAATGGAAGCGCTGCGCTCACCTCGCAAGCGGGCAGTAAACGGAGTGGTTGAGCGCTTGACCCAGCAAATAATCAGAAACCAGGACCTTGGTATCTGTCATGTGCCTGAACGGTAGGCGAGTCCCTGCCATTGGGGCCGGCGATTGATCCACGGCAAGGCCCTGGGAATTCCTTGCCCGCAGTGATGCCCAATCCGCTAGTCTTGATCCATCTTGGAAGGGAGCCGCTCATGTTTGAATCTGCCGAAATCGGTCACGCCATCGACAAAGAGACTTACGACGCCGAAGTTCCGGCGTTGCGCGAAGCCTTGTTGGAAGTGCAGTACGAGTTGCAGCAACAAGGGCGGTTCCCGGTGATTGTGCTGATCAACGGCATCGAAGGCGCCGGCAAGGGTGAAACCGTCAAGCTGCTCAATGAGTGGATGGACCCACGCCTGATCGAGGTGCGCACCTTTGACCAGCAGACCGACGAAGAGCTGGCCCGCCCGCCAGCCTGGCGCTACTGGCGCCAATTGCCGGCCAAGGGCCGCATGGGTGTCTTCTTCGGCAACTGGTACAGCCAGATGCTCCAGAGCCGGGTTCACGGTGAGATCAAGGATGCGCGACTCGACCAGGCGATCGCCGGTGCCGAGCGTTTGGAAAAGATGCTGTGCGATGAAGGTGCCTTGATCTTCAAGTTCTGGTTCCACCTGTCCAAAAAACAAATGAAGGCGCGGCTCAAGGCGTTGCAGGACGACCCGCTGCACAGCTGGCGCATCAGCCCGCTGGACTGGCAGCAGTCCGAGACCTACGACAAGTTCGTGCATTTCGGCGAGCGCGTATTGCGCCGCACCAGCCGGGACTATGCGCCCTGGCATGTGATCGAAGGCGTGGATGCCCACTACCGTGGGCTGACCGTCGGCAAGATCCTGCTGGAAGGCCTGCAAAGCGCCTTGAAAGTGCCCAAGGGCAAAGCCAGTGGCATGAACCCGGCGCCGTTGCCGTCCGCCGTGGACCAGATGAGCTTGCTCGACAGCCTGGACATGACCCTGCGCCTGGATAAGGACGATTACGAGGAACAGTTGATTACCGAGCAGGCCAGGTTCTCTGGCTTGATGCGCGACAAACGCATGCGCAAGCACGCCCTGGTGACTGTGTTTGAAGGCAACGACGCGGCGGGCAAGGGAGGGGCGATTCGCCGGGTTGCGGCCGCACTCGATCCACGCCAATACCACATCGTGCCGATTGCCGCACCCACCGAGGACGAGCGGGCCCAACCTTATTTGTGGCGCTTCTGGCGCCAGATTCCGGCACGGGGCATGTTCACTGTGTTCGACCGCTCGTGGTATGGGCGGGTGCTGGTGGAGCGGATCGAAGGGTTCTGTACGCCGGCGGACTGGATGCGTGCCTACGGCGAGATCAACGACTTCGAAGAGCAACTGCGGGATGCCGGTGTGATCGTGGTCAAGTTCTGGCTGGCCATCGACAAACAGACCCAGCTGGAACGGTTCCAGGCCCGGGAAGAGATTCCGTTCAAACGCTTCAAGATCACCGAAGACGACTGGCGCAACCGCGACAAGTGGGACGCCTACCGGGCGGCGGTGGGCGATATGGTCGATCGCACCAGCACTGAGGTTTCACCCTGGACGTTGGTTGAGGCCAATGACAAACGCTGGGCGCGGGTCAAGGTGTTGCGCACCATCAACCGGGCGCTGGAGGACGCATTCGACAAGTCCGACAAACATGACAAAAAGGGCAAGAAGAAAAAGTAATCCCTGTGGAGAGGGGGCTCATTCACCTTCGGGGATCTGTCGATACCTGAGACATACGCGGGATGAATGATTGTCGCGGTTGATGAGGGCTGGATCTATGCTCGATCCATCTCTCTACCACCACAACAAGAGGCAAGCCCATGCGTGAAGTAGTGATTGTCGACAGCGTGCGAACCGGCCTGGCCAAGTCTTTTCGCGGCAAGTTCAACCAGACCCGCCCTGATGACATGGCTGCCCATTGCGTCAATGCGCTGCTGGCCCGCAACGGTATTGATCCGGCCAGTGTCGAGGATTGCATCGTTGGCGCCGGCTCCAACGAAGGGGCTCAGGGCTATAACATTGGCCGCAACGTCGCGGTGTTGTCGCGCCTGGGCACAGGCACGGCGGGTATGACCCTCAACCGTTTCTGCTCCTCGGGTTTGCAGGCGATTGCCATCGCGGCCAACCAGATTGCTTCTGGCTGCAGCGACATCATCGTTGCGGGCGGGGTCGAGTCCATCAGCCTGACCATGAAAAGCGTCAACACCGACAACCTGATCAACCCGCTCCTCAAGGAGCAGGTGCCGGGCATCTATTTCCCCATGGGCCAGACCGCCGAAATAGTCGCTCGCCGCTACCACGTCAGCCGCGAAGACCAGGATCTGTACGCCCTGCAAAGCCAGCAGCGTACCGCCCAGGCGCAGGCGGATGGTCTGTTCGATGATGAAATCGTGCCGATGGAGGTCAAGTACAAGGTTGAGGACAAAAACACCGGTGAGGTACAGATCCTTGATGGCGTGGTGGATCGGGATGACTGCAACCGCCCGAACACCACCTTGGCCAGTCTGGCCGGTTTGAAACCGGTGTTCGCCGAGGACGGCTCGGTGACGGCGGGCAACTCGTCGCAGTTGTCTGATGGTGCCTCGATGACGCTGGTGATGAGCCTGGAAAAAGCCCTGGAACTGGGGCTCAAACCTAAGGCATTTTTTCGCGGCTTTACGGTGGCCGGCTGCGAGCCGGACGAGATGGGTATTGGCCCGGTGTTCTCTGTGCCCAAGCTGCTTAAGGCGCGGGGGTTGCAAGTGGCGGATATCGACCTGTGGGAACTCAATGAGGCGTTTGCCTCCCAGTGCCTGTATGCGCGCAATCGGTTGGAAATCGACAATGCCAAATACAACGTCAACGGCGGGTCGATTTCCATTGGTCACCCGTTCGGCATGACCGGGTCGCGGCAGGTCGGGCATCTGGTGCGGGAGTTGCAGCGGCGCAATTTGCGTTATGGGATCGTCACCATGTGCGTGGGTGGTGGGATGGGCGCGACCGGGCTGTTTGAGGCCGTGCGCTAACCGATCTTGCCTTGTAAACCCGATCAGTGTGGGAGCAGGCAAGCCAGCTCCCACATTTGATTTGTGGCGTGTCCTACAAAAACCTCGCCCAAGTCCCGCCTGATCACCCTAGAATGCTGGTTCCTCCACCTCTGGCTTTTTGGGGCGCTCATGCACATCTCATCCGGCCGCTGGGTCTACGGTTTATCCCTGGCCCTGCTGACCGCGCTGCTCTGGGGCATTTTGCCCATCAAGCTCAAGCAAGTCCTGCAGGTGATGGACCCGATCACCGTGACCTGGTTTCGCCTGACCGTGTCCGGCCTTTGCCTGTTCGCCTACCTCGCTACGGTCAAGCGCCTGCCGAGTCGAAGCGTGTTGGGGCCGCGCGGTGGCTGGCTGGTAGCGATGGCGGTGTGCGGGCTGGTGGGCAACTACGTGTTGTATCTGGTGGGGCTGAACCTACTGAGCCCGGGTACCGCGCAACTGGTGGTGCAAGTGGGGCCGATCTTTCTGATGATCGCCAGTGTGTTCATCTTCAAGGAGCGCTTCAGTGTGGGGCAGGGCATGGGCCTGCTGGTGCTGATTATCGGTTTCGGGCTGTTCTTCAACCAGCGCCTGGAAGAACTGCTGACGTCCTTGGGGAATTACACCGCCGGGGTGTTGACCATCCTGCTCGCGACCACCATCTGGACCTTCTACGCCTTGGGTCAGAAGCAGTTGCTCACGGTATGGAACTCCTTGCAGGTGATGATGGTGATCTACCTGTCGTGCGCCGTGTTGTTGACGCCCTGGGCGCATCCTCTGGAAGCGTTGCAACTGAACCCGCTGCAAGGCTGGCTGTTGCTCGCCTGCTGCCTGAACACGCTGATTGCCTACGGTGCGTTTGCCGAGGCGCTGGCCCATTGGGAGGCGTCGCGGGTCAGCGCGACCCTGGCGATGACGCCCTTGGTGACCTTTGCCGCAGTAGCCGTTGCGGCGGGGCTGTGGCCCGAGTATGTGCATGCCGAGCAAATCAATGCGTTGGGTTATGGCGGTGCGGTGTTGGTGGTGCTGGGGTCTGCGATGGTGGCATTGGTGCCTTCGTTGCTCGCCGGGCTCAGGGCCCGGCGGGTACGACTGTTGTAGCCGATGCCGAGGCACGAGGCTGCGATGCGTGTCCGCAGGACCGCCCTCGGGGGTCGCTTCGCCACCCATTGCAGCCTCGTGCCTCGGCAGCGGCTACAGCAGCTACAGCAGCTACACCATGTTCTCCGGTTTCACCCAGGCATCAAACTCAGCATCGGTCAGGTAACCCAACGCCAACGCCGCTTCCCGTAACGTCAGTCTTTCGGCATAAGCCTTCTTGGCGATTTCAGCTGACTTGTCGTAGCCGATATGCGGGTTCAGCGCCGTCACCAGCATTAAGCCACGCTCCAGGTGCTGGGCCATTTGTTCGGCGTCAGGCTCCAACCCTGCAATGCAATGCTGTTGGAAGTTGCTGCAGCCGTCGGCCAACAGGCGAATCGATTCGAGCAGGTTGTGGATAATCACCGGCTTGTACACGTTCAACTGCAAGTGGCCTTGGCTGGCGGCAAAGCCGATGGTCACGTCATTGCCCATCACTTGGCAGGCCAGCATCGACAGGGCTTCACACTGGGTCGGGTTGACCTTGCCAGGCATGATCGAACTGCCGGGCTCATTGGCTGGCAACTTGACTTCCGCCAGCCCCGCGCGAGGGCCGGAACCCAATAGGCGCAAGTCGTTGGCGATTTTCATCAGGGCCACGGCCAGGGTTTTCAGGGCGCCAGATAAGGTGGTCAGCGGTTCATGCCCGGCCAATGCGGCGAACTTGTTCGGCGCCGTGACAAACGGCAGGCCTGACAGCGCCCCCAGCTCCGATGCAATCGCCTCGCCAAAACCGTGGGGCGAGTTGAGCCCGGTGCCGACGGCGGTGCCGCCCTGAGCCAGCTCGTACACGGGGGGCAGAGCGCTGCGAATCGCCCGTTCGGCGTAGTCCAGTTGCGCGATGAACGCCGAGACTTCCTGGCCGAAGGTGATCGGCGTGGCATCCATCATGTGGGTGCGACCGGTCTTCACCAGCTTCATATGGCGCGCCGACAACTCCGCCAGGCCGCCGGACAGCTCGCGGATGGCCGGCAACAAGTGCTGGTTGACCGCCTGGGCAGCCGCAATGTTCATGGCGGTGGGGAAGCAGTCGTTGGAACTCTGGGAGCGGTTGACGTGATCGTTGGGGTGTACCGGGACTTTGCCGCCGCGGGGCTT is a genomic window of Pseudomonas sp. ADAK18 containing:
- a CDS encoding DMT family transporter, which translates into the protein MHISSGRWVYGLSLALLTALLWGILPIKLKQVLQVMDPITVTWFRLTVSGLCLFAYLATVKRLPSRSVLGPRGGWLVAMAVCGLVGNYVLYLVGLNLLSPGTAQLVVQVGPIFLMIASVFIFKERFSVGQGMGLLVLIIGFGLFFNQRLEELLTSLGNYTAGVLTILLATTIWTFYALGQKQLLTVWNSLQVMMVIYLSCAVLLTPWAHPLEALQLNPLQGWLLLACCLNTLIAYGAFAEALAHWEASRVSATLAMTPLVTFAAVAVAAGLWPEYVHAEQINALGYGGAVLVVLGSAMVALVPSLLAGLRARRVRLL
- a CDS encoding class II fumarate hydratase, giving the protein MSRIETDSLGEVQVPDDAYWGAQTQRSLVNFAIGDQRMPLAVLHALALIKKAAARVNDRNGDLPADIARLIEQAADEVLDGQHDDQFPLVVWQTGSGTQSNMNANEVIAGRANELSGKPRGGKVPVHPNDHVNRSQSSNDCFPTAMNIAAAQAVNQHLLPAIRELSGGLAELSARHMKLVKTGRTHMMDATPITFGQEVSAFIAQLDYAERAIRSALPPVYELAQGGTAVGTGLNSPHGFGEAIASELGALSGLPFVTAPNKFAALAGHEPLTTLSGALKTLAVALMKIANDLRLLGSGPRAGLAEVKLPANEPGSSIMPGKVNPTQCEALSMLACQVMGNDVTIGFAASQGHLQLNVYKPVIIHNLLESIRLLADGCSNFQQHCIAGLEPDAEQMAQHLERGLMLVTALNPHIGYDKSAEIAKKAYAERLTLREAALALGYLTDAEFDAWVKPENMV
- the pap gene encoding polyphosphate:AMP phosphotransferase, which codes for MFESAEIGHAIDKETYDAEVPALREALLEVQYELQQQGRFPVIVLINGIEGAGKGETVKLLNEWMDPRLIEVRTFDQQTDEELARPPAWRYWRQLPAKGRMGVFFGNWYSQMLQSRVHGEIKDARLDQAIAGAERLEKMLCDEGALIFKFWFHLSKKQMKARLKALQDDPLHSWRISPLDWQQSETYDKFVHFGERVLRRTSRDYAPWHVIEGVDAHYRGLTVGKILLEGLQSALKVPKGKASGMNPAPLPSAVDQMSLLDSLDMTLRLDKDDYEEQLITEQARFSGLMRDKRMRKHALVTVFEGNDAAGKGGAIRRVAAALDPRQYHIVPIAAPTEDERAQPYLWRFWRQIPARGMFTVFDRSWYGRVLVERIEGFCTPADWMRAYGEINDFEEQLRDAGVIVVKFWLAIDKQTQLERFQAREEIPFKRFKITEDDWRNRDKWDAYRAAVGDMVDRTSTEVSPWTLVEANDKRWARVKVLRTINRALEDAFDKSDKHDKKGKKKK
- a CDS encoding thiolase family protein encodes the protein MREVVIVDSVRTGLAKSFRGKFNQTRPDDMAAHCVNALLARNGIDPASVEDCIVGAGSNEGAQGYNIGRNVAVLSRLGTGTAGMTLNRFCSSGLQAIAIAANQIASGCSDIIVAGGVESISLTMKSVNTDNLINPLLKEQVPGIYFPMGQTAEIVARRYHVSREDQDLYALQSQQRTAQAQADGLFDDEIVPMEVKYKVEDKNTGEVQILDGVVDRDDCNRPNTTLASLAGLKPVFAEDGSVTAGNSSQLSDGASMTLVMSLEKALELGLKPKAFFRGFTVAGCEPDEMGIGPVFSVPKLLKARGLQVADIDLWELNEAFASQCLYARNRLEIDNAKYNVNGGSISIGHPFGMTGSRQVGHLVRELQRRNLRYGIVTMCVGGGMGATGLFEAVR
- a CDS encoding NEL-type E3 ubiquitin ligase domain-containing protein, with the translated sequence MQVQDDLTQTFNQLTQQQLQAALLAMTGDLAKADVLQKRLPGWMINAPSGSLEALERDAWRVEDARATVAERLKQLRPLDDFCNEHLKAYCQERWQVRVDPEKDLFIHGVYEFQREVGPLTYVRTVTLKQQSLLHMALQNFSEDEERADHYAPGSMLQSGSAPGAVIAVTPHEFAQGCRTLDLGRLYQQHISEVFDLGTEPTEDELVTSGMAIDIGRMKILDMKVDAHIALMRGDITSSTYAMVCTLLDQNRPSAEAKGVLFQGRPVMWQGLNALDSCLWSIVVFSNRPIAEHPQEPCVVYMPNEPGRAFFEYPSLNDFKVYLDLKLEVASYRTFFTGYLGEVDRVGFFSRFDQSRTLGVLEAKRITASLANHFFGTYAGKLQIDARTLAVPVEDVDEEVRKRRLLEYLDAGLTLLNLAGFVVPALGLLMTGVAVGQMLSEVYEGIEDWRRGDKDEALKQLGAVAENITSMVLFAAGAKVVGKVLRRARLSFDAHFQELEAVRSNDGNMRLWRPDIAQYSHDQLLLDGVVEDAEGIYRVDGHTYVKVDGFVHRVSFDSRQGRWRAHHPVRQTAYRPGLLHNGEGVWRFSFEKPQEWEDQHYLFSRLDPTSRHPRLDSRKLRLITEIMDKPHRWGYHLAEECLPFPARFRDLYERFRLEQSIRDLIWLLERGVYLNAESAALQMHALPLLPGWPKGRYFEVQDAQGGVKARYPANGLADDVSQRLTITEQALSEGQVFDVLLSRLDDEQKIGLLGDGVAANEEHTVLARRLLAHLKADRKPLFEQLYQSYDGPAAQEWEPLRKAYPQLPCTAIRELMAEAQTVERESLRDNQRVPMALAESVGRVLDEQRLDRALAGFELPELADFDTQCVGVRMLPRIEGWDEKLWMELRQDSPRGDLLALGAVEGADVRRRVVVRSSAGFQPFDDNGESLDNVQSGPDAMFEAIARTLEDKQRTALGLSLTESENGWRLRRMVAARAQSERDMAAEAFSDRSREPLTVEKPCRVSDSPVRPVVRPTALVRKLKKLYPLISDLQASDLLMDLGVDDLARAKAVERLRADLRRLRAILKHWKTNISGLDKQPGLRDIRQSRQQVAERIEACWRRQSFLLNEQQESVAGLTLDGMRVGTLPVLPPEIRFDHVQQLSLKNMRLKDDVAYFLKCFKGLRRLDMDRNQLTRLPEYLSRMPELDSLSVASNQLALTEYTRRKLADLSTLRLLNLSHNPVEGSLDVGKMRDLHTLLLQDTKITDVPTGLERLGYLDQVDLRDNWITLLPDWLFTSTRSFSQAINLGGNPLSRSTVTALNRYREEVGIGMGYVDDDPPRFTELKARALWLPDEVAARNATKRSTWANLRDDPESTPLFEVLAQLAGTADSRYVREDLSRRVWEVLQSTHDSVDLRERVFELAAHPMNCADGAADIFSQMEVLMEVEKATRLSARVQGHPAVLLKLGRGLFRLSQVEQIAAGHAVDNPTLEPLEISLAYRTGLAKILDLPGQPRHVRFTSSANVTSDGLEEAHQRVRAAELSPALLRFITQLSFWKSYLKQQFPQSFATATEPFDTQQQALFENSQALTDGEYLRQMEALRSPRKRAVNGVVERLTQQIIRNQDLGICHVPER